In Flavobacterium sp. N3904, one DNA window encodes the following:
- a CDS encoding DNA-directed RNA polymerase subunit alpha → MAIFNFQKPDKVIMIDSTDFEGKFEFRPLEPGYGLTVGNALRRVLLSALEGYAITSVRIEGVDHEFSTISGVVEDVTEIILNLKQVRFKRQIEDIDNESVTISVSGKDQLTAGDFQKFISGFQVLNPELVICNLDSKIKLNFDLTIEKGRGYVPAEENKKQNAAIGTIFTDSIFTPVKNVKYSIENFRVEQKTDYEKLVFEIKTDGSINPKDALTEAAKVLIHHFMLFSDERITLEADEIAQTESYDEESLHMRQLLKTKLVDMDLSVRALNCLKAAEVDTLGDLVSFNKNDLMKFRNFGKKSLTELDELVAIKNLNFGMDLAKYKLDKE, encoded by the coding sequence ATGGCAATATTTAATTTTCAGAAGCCCGATAAAGTTATCATGATCGATTCAACCGATTTTGAAGGTAAGTTTGAATTCAGACCTTTAGAACCAGGATACGGATTGACCGTTGGTAATGCACTTAGAAGAGTTTTGCTTTCAGCATTAGAAGGTTATGCAATTACATCTGTTCGTATAGAAGGTGTAGATCATGAGTTTTCTACTATTTCAGGAGTTGTTGAAGACGTTACCGAAATTATCCTTAATCTTAAACAAGTACGTTTCAAACGTCAAATTGAAGATATAGATAATGAATCAGTTACTATTTCTGTTTCAGGTAAAGATCAATTGACAGCTGGTGATTTTCAAAAATTCATTTCAGGTTTCCAAGTTTTGAATCCAGAATTGGTTATCTGTAATTTGGATAGTAAAATCAAACTGAATTTCGATTTAACCATCGAAAAAGGTAGAGGATATGTTCCTGCTGAAGAGAACAAAAAACAAAATGCTGCAATAGGAACTATTTTTACTGACTCAATTTTTACTCCGGTAAAAAATGTTAAGTATTCAATTGAAAACTTCCGTGTAGAGCAAAAAACAGATTACGAAAAATTGGTTTTTGAAATAAAAACTGATGGTTCTATCAATCCTAAAGATGCTCTTACTGAAGCTGCAAAAGTTTTAATTCACCATTTTATGTTGTTTTCTGACGAAAGAATTACACTTGAGGCTGATGAAATTGCACAAACAGAATCGTATGATGAAGAATCATTACATATGAGACAATTGCTTAAAACTAAGCTTGTTGATATGGATTTGTCTGTTAGAGCATTAAATTGCTTGAAAGCGGCTGAAGTTGATACACTTGGAGATTTAGTATCGTTCAATAAAAATGACCTAATGAAATTCCGTAATTTCGGTAAAAAATCTTTAACGGAACTAGACGAACTAGTTGCGATTAAAAATTTGAACTTCGGAATGGATTTGGCAAAATACAAACTAGATAAAGAATAA
- the rplQ gene encoding 50S ribosomal protein L17: protein MRHGKKFNHLSRQTAHRSSMLANMACSLIEHKRINTTVAKAKALKQFVEPLITKSKSDTTHNRRIVFAYLRSKYAVTDLFRDVAAKVGDRPGGYTRIIKVGNRLGDNADMAMIELVDFNELYNGGKKEVKKAKSRRGGKAKKADEATEAPAAEVESTDTAAE from the coding sequence ATGAGACACGGAAAAAAATTCAATCACTTAAGCAGACAGACTGCACATAGAAGTTCTATGTTGGCTAATATGGCTTGTTCTCTTATTGAGCACAAACGTATTAACACTACTGTTGCTAAAGCTAAAGCGCTTAAACAATTTGTTGAACCGCTTATAACAAAATCAAAATCAGATACAACTCACAATCGTCGTATCGTTTTTGCTTACTTACGTAGTAAATATGCAGTAACTGACTTGTTCAGAGATGTAGCTGCTAAAGTAGGTGATCGTCCAGGAGGATACACACGTATCATTAAAGTTGGAAATCGTTTAGGAGATAATGCTGATATGGCAATGATCGAATTGGTAGATTTCAATGAGCTTTACAACGGAGGTAAGAAAGAAGTTAAAAAAGCAAAAAGCCGTCGTGGTGGGAAAGCTAAAAAAGCAGACGAAGCTACTGAAGCTCCAGCTGCTGAAGTTGAATCAACTGATACTGCTGCTGAATAA
- the carA gene encoding glutamine-hydrolyzing carbamoyl-phosphate synthase small subunit, with protein MKYTTRKSAILLLSDGTIFHGKSIGISGKTFGEVCFNTGMTGYQEIFTDPSYFGQLMVATNAHIGNYGVNDKEVESNSIKIAGLICKNFSFNYSREDSAGSLEDYFIKENLICISDVDTRALVSYIRENGAMNAVICTDDTAVEELKILLAEVPDMKGLELASKVSTKAPYFYGDENATYKISALDLGIKENILRNLAKRDCYIKVFPYDATFQELASFDPDGFFLSNGPGDPDPLESAINVAKEIIVNDKPLFGICLGHQVIALANGVSTYKMFNGHRGINHPVKNIITGRGEITSQNHGFAVNKEELDDHPDLEITHLHLNDGTVAGMRMKNKNCFSVQYHPEASPGPHDSSYLFDQFIENIKSVQD; from the coding sequence ATGAAATATACAACACGAAAAAGCGCTATTCTTCTATTAAGTGACGGAACAATTTTTCACGGAAAATCTATTGGAATAAGTGGTAAAACATTTGGAGAAGTTTGTTTTAATACAGGCATGACCGGTTATCAGGAGATTTTTACTGATCCTTCTTATTTTGGTCAGTTAATGGTTGCTACAAATGCCCATATTGGGAATTACGGGGTAAATGACAAAGAGGTTGAATCTAACAGTATTAAAATAGCAGGTTTAATTTGCAAAAATTTTAGTTTTAATTATTCTCGTGAAGATTCTGCGGGTAGTTTAGAAGATTATTTTATCAAAGAGAATTTGATCTGTATTTCAGATGTTGATACTCGAGCATTAGTAAGTTATATTCGTGAAAACGGGGCAATGAATGCTGTTATATGTACTGATGACACTGCTGTAGAAGAATTAAAAATCTTATTAGCTGAAGTTCCTGACATGAAAGGATTGGAATTGGCTTCAAAAGTTTCTACTAAAGCGCCTTATTTTTATGGAGATGAAAACGCTACTTATAAAATTTCTGCTTTAGATTTGGGAATTAAAGAAAATATACTTCGTAATCTGGCAAAAAGAGATTGTTATATTAAAGTGTTTCCTTATGATGCTACTTTTCAGGAATTGGCATCATTTGATCCTGATGGTTTTTTCTTGTCTAATGGTCCTGGAGATCCAGATCCTTTAGAAAGTGCCATAAACGTAGCTAAAGAGATAATCGTAAATGATAAACCTTTGTTTGGAATTTGTTTAGGGCATCAGGTTATTGCTTTGGCAAATGGTGTTTCAACTTATAAAATGTTCAATGGTCACAGAGGGATTAATCATCCTGTAAAAAATATAATAACGGGGCGTGGTGAAATCACTTCTCAGAATCATGGTTTTGCAGTAAATAAAGAAGAATTGGACGATCATCCTGATTTAGAAATTACTCATTTGCATTTGAACGATGGTACAGTTGCAGGTATGAGAATGAAAAATAAAAATTGTTTTTCTGTTCAATATCATCCTGAAGCTAGCCCTGGACCGCACGATTCTTCTTATCTTTTTGATCAGTTTATTGAAAATATCAAATCTGTACAAGACTAA
- the eno gene encoding phosphopyruvate hydratase has product MSIIIKIHARQIFDSRGNPTVEVDVITENGVLGRAAVPSGASTGEHEAHELRDGGKAFVGKGVLKAVENVNTKIAEELIGTSVFEQNLIDQMMIDLDGTPTKSSLGANAILGVSLAVAKAAANELGLPLYRYVGGVSANTLPLPMMNIINGGSHSDAPIAFQEFMIMPVKATSFAQALQMGTEIFHNLKKVLHDRGLSTAVGDEGGFAPTLAGGTEDALDTIKKAVELAGYTFGDEIMIALDCASAEFYVDGKYDYSKFEGPTGKIRTSAEQVEYLAELVAKYPIISIEDGMDENDWDGWKLLTEKIGHKVQLVGDDLFVTNVKRLSTGIEKGIANSILVKVNQIGTLTETIAAVNMAKNAGYTSVMSHRSGETEDYTIADLAVALNCGQIKTGSASRSDRMAKYNQLLRIEEELGNSAYFPGKNAFKIK; this is encoded by the coding sequence ATGAGTATTATTATTAAAATTCACGCAAGACAAATTTTTGATTCAAGAGGTAATCCTACCGTAGAAGTTGATGTAATTACAGAGAATGGAGTTTTAGGTAGAGCCGCTGTTCCTTCAGGAGCTTCTACAGGAGAGCATGAAGCACATGAATTACGTGATGGTGGAAAAGCTTTTGTTGGAAAAGGTGTTTTGAAAGCGGTTGAAAATGTAAATACTAAAATTGCTGAAGAATTAATTGGAACTTCTGTTTTTGAGCAAAATCTAATCGATCAAATGATGATTGATTTAGACGGTACACCAACTAAATCTAGTTTGGGAGCTAATGCAATTCTTGGAGTTTCTCTTGCTGTTGCAAAAGCTGCTGCAAATGAATTGGGATTACCTTTATATAGATATGTTGGTGGTGTTTCTGCAAACACTTTGCCTTTACCAATGATGAATATTATCAATGGTGGGTCACATTCTGATGCACCTATTGCTTTTCAGGAGTTTATGATTATGCCAGTTAAGGCAACTTCTTTTGCACAAGCTTTACAAATGGGAACAGAAATTTTCCATAACCTTAAAAAAGTATTGCATGACAGAGGTCTTTCGACTGCTGTTGGCGATGAAGGTGGGTTTGCTCCAACTTTAGCTGGTGGTACTGAAGATGCTTTGGATACTATTAAAAAAGCTGTTGAATTGGCAGGTTATACTTTTGGTGACGAAATTATGATTGCTTTGGATTGTGCTTCTGCAGAATTTTATGTAGATGGTAAATATGATTATTCTAAATTTGAAGGTCCAACTGGAAAAATTAGAACTTCTGCTGAACAAGTTGAATATTTAGCTGAATTAGTAGCTAAGTATCCAATTATTTCTATCGAAGATGGTATGGATGAAAATGACTGGGATGGTTGGAAACTACTTACCGAAAAAATTGGTCATAAAGTACAGTTGGTTGGAGATGATTTATTTGTAACAAATGTAAAAAGATTATCTACAGGTATTGAGAAAGGTATAGCTAACTCTATATTGGTAAAAGTGAACCAAATTGGAACTTTAACGGAAACAATTGCTGCTGTGAATATGGCTAAAAATGCAGGATATACTTCAGTAATGTCTCACCGTTCAGGGGAAACTGAAGATTATACAATTGCAGATTTAGCAGTTGCATTAAACTGTGGTCAAATTAAAACAGGATCTGCTTCTCGTTCAGATCGTATGGCGAAATACAATCAATTATTAAGAATTGAAGAAGAACTTGGGAATTCTGCATATTTTCCTGGAAAAAACGCTTTTAAAATTAAGTAA
- a CDS encoding citrate synthase: MSKIAILEIDGNKFELPVIIGSENEAAVDISKLRDMSGVITLDPGYKNSGACKSEITFLDGELGILRYRGYSIEELAEKSHFLEVSYLIIFGNLPSVERLQQFENDIRKFTLVSEEMKIILDGFPRTAHPMGVLSALTSALTAFNPKSVDADNEKDMYDAVCKTIAKFLVIATWTYRKSMGYPLNYYDNTIGYVENFMNLMFKLPTGPYTANPIIIDALDKLFILHADHEQNCSTSTVRMVGSSHAGLFASISAGVSALWGPLHGGANQAVLEMLEEIHATGGDADKYLAKAKDKNDPFRLMGFGHRVYKNFDPRAKIIKKAADEVLATLGVEDPILEIAKKLEIAALEDEYFKSRNLYPNVDFYSGIIYRALGIPTDMFTVLFAIGRLPGWIAQWKEMRENKEPIGRPRQIYTGYPLREYPKS, from the coding sequence ATGTCAAAAATAGCGATATTAGAAATCGATGGTAATAAATTTGAGCTTCCGGTAATTATTGGAAGTGAGAATGAAGCTGCCGTAGATATTAGTAAATTACGTGATATGTCGGGGGTGATTACTCTTGATCCGGGTTATAAAAATTCTGGTGCTTGTAAAAGTGAAATTACTTTTTTGGATGGGGAACTTGGGATTTTACGTTACAGAGGTTATTCTATTGAAGAGTTAGCTGAAAAATCTCATTTTCTTGAAGTTTCTTATTTAATAATTTTTGGAAATTTGCCCTCAGTTGAAAGACTGCAACAATTTGAGAACGACATTCGCAAATTCACTTTGGTAAGTGAAGAAATGAAGATTATTCTAGATGGTTTCCCAAGAACTGCACATCCGATGGGAGTTTTGTCTGCCTTGACAAGTGCTTTGACCGCATTTAACCCTAAGTCTGTAGATGCCGATAATGAAAAAGACATGTATGACGCAGTTTGTAAAACTATTGCTAAATTTTTAGTTATTGCTACCTGGACTTATAGAAAAAGTATGGGATATCCTTTGAATTACTATGATAATACAATTGGATACGTTGAGAATTTTATGAATTTGATGTTTAAGTTGCCTACAGGGCCTTATACAGCAAATCCAATTATAATAGATGCATTAGATAAATTATTTATTTTACACGCAGATCATGAACAAAATTGTTCTACATCTACAGTTAGAATGGTAGGTTCATCTCATGCTGGTCTTTTTGCTTCAATTTCAGCAGGAGTTTCGGCTTTATGGGGTCCATTGCACGGAGGTGCTAACCAAGCCGTACTTGAAATGTTGGAAGAAATACATGCCACTGGTGGTGATGCAGACAAATATCTGGCCAAAGCAAAAGATAAAAATGATCCATTCAGATTAATGGGTTTTGGTCATAGAGTTTACAAAAATTTTGATCCAAGAGCCAAAATTATCAAAAAAGCGGCAGATGAAGTTCTTGCTACTTTGGGTGTAGAAGATCCAATTCTTGAAATTGCTAAAAAGTTGGAGATTGCCGCATTAGAAGATGAATATTTTAAATCAAGAAATTTATATCCGAATGTAGATTTTTATTCCGGAATTATTTATAGAGCATTAGGAATTCCAACAGATATGTTTACTGTATTGTTTGCAATAGGCAGATTACCAGGTTGGATCGCACAATGGAAAGAAATGAGGGAGAATAAAGAACCTATTGGAAGACCAAGACAGATTTATACTGGTTATCCTTTGAGAGAATATCCAAAGTCATAA
- a CDS encoding dimethylarginine dimethylaminohydrolase family protein, giving the protein MLELNIKNETSRLRVVVLGSAVNNGPTPLENEAYDPKSLEHILANTYPLEKDMVVEMEAFNSVFQKYGVTVLRPEMIENYNQIFARDIGFVIDDTFVKSNILPDRERELDAIQYVIDQINPAKVVRPPEEVHIEGGDVMLWNDYVFVGTYKGSDYASYITARTNWQGVNFIKELFPNKIVKEFDLVKSKIEARDNALHLDCCFQPVGNDKGIIYKRGFREEADYMFLVDLFGKENLFHITRDEMYHMNSNVFSIDTNVVVSEKNFTRLNNWLRANGFVVEEIPYAEIAKQEGLLRCSTLPLIRD; this is encoded by the coding sequence ATGCTAGAATTAAATATTAAAAACGAGACTTCAAGATTGAGAGTGGTAGTGTTGGGATCAGCGGTTAATAACGGGCCAACTCCATTAGAGAACGAAGCTTACGATCCCAAATCTTTAGAACATATTTTAGCAAATACTTATCCTCTTGAAAAAGACATGGTGGTTGAAATGGAGGCTTTCAATAGTGTTTTTCAAAAGTATGGCGTTACTGTTTTGAGGCCTGAAATGATTGAAAATTACAATCAGATTTTTGCTAGAGACATTGGTTTTGTAATTGATGATACTTTTGTAAAATCAAATATATTACCTGATAGAGAACGAGAATTGGACGCCATTCAGTATGTTATTGATCAAATTAATCCGGCAAAAGTGGTTCGTCCACCTGAGGAAGTTCATATTGAAGGTGGTGATGTGATGCTTTGGAATGATTATGTTTTTGTAGGCACTTATAAAGGAAGTGACTATGCGAGTTATATAACTGCAAGGACCAATTGGCAGGGAGTAAATTTTATAAAAGAATTGTTTCCAAACAAAATTGTCAAAGAATTTGATTTGGTAAAATCGAAAATAGAAGCCCGTGATAATGCTTTACATTTGGATTGTTGTTTTCAACCGGTTGGAAACGATAAGGGAATTATATACAAAAGAGGATTTAGAGAAGAAGCTGACTATATGTTTCTGGTAGATTTATTCGGAAAAGAAAATTTGTTCCATATTACAAGAGACGAAATGTATCATATGAATTCGAATGTTTTTTCGATAGATACAAATGTTGTTGTTTCTGAAAAGAATTTCACAAGATTGAATAATTGGTTACGGGCAAATGGATTTGTAGTAGAAGAAATTCCATATGCCGAAATAGCAAAACAGGAAGGATTGTTGAGATGTTCTACTTTGCCATTAATTAGAGATTAA
- the ctlX gene encoding citrulline utilization hydrolase CtlX, whose translation MKQTTNSILMIRPVAFRMNEQTAVNNYYQKVLDGLLPATVNAKAQQEFDVFVEKLRAVGVDVTVVDDKENSDTPDSIFPNNWISFHENGDVALYPMFAENRRHERREDILDTLEEKGFVIDNIMDYTSAEEDGFFLEGTGSLVLDRENGKAYCALSPRADEELFIEFCEDFEFTPVIFEAFQTVNNERKLIYHTNVMMCLGETFAVICADCIDDKKERKMVLDSLKGDEKEVILITEEQVNNFAGNMLEVKGADDRRYLVMSASAHQSLSKKQITQLEEHVTILSSSLDTIEACGGGSARCMMAEIFLPRE comes from the coding sequence ATGAAACAAACAACAAACTCCATTTTGATGATTCGGCCAGTTGCATTCCGTATGAATGAACAAACGGCAGTGAATAATTATTATCAAAAAGTTTTAGACGGTCTTTTGCCAGCCACAGTAAATGCAAAAGCACAACAGGAATTTGATGTTTTTGTTGAAAAGCTTCGCGCGGTTGGGGTTGATGTAACCGTAGTAGATGACAAAGAAAATTCGGATACACCGGATAGTATTTTTCCAAACAATTGGATTTCTTTTCATGAAAATGGTGATGTAGCTTTATATCCTATGTTTGCCGAAAATCGACGTCATGAACGTCGTGAGGATATTTTGGATACACTAGAAGAGAAAGGATTTGTAATCGATAATATTATGGATTATACATCGGCAGAAGAGGATGGTTTTTTCTTGGAAGGTACTGGAAGTTTAGTATTAGACAGAGAGAATGGTAAAGCTTATTGTGCTCTTTCTCCGCGTGCCGATGAAGAATTATTTATTGAATTCTGTGAAGATTTTGAATTTACTCCCGTAATTTTCGAAGCATTTCAAACAGTCAATAACGAACGTAAATTAATCTATCACACCAATGTGATGATGTGTCTTGGTGAGACTTTTGCCGTTATTTGTGCAGATTGTATCGACGACAAAAAGGAAAGAAAAATGGTTCTGGATAGCCTAAAAGGGGATGAGAAAGAAGTGATTCTAATTACCGAAGAACAAGTCAATAATTTTGCGGGTAATATGCTTGAGGTTAAAGGCGCTGACGACAGAAGGTATTTGGTAATGAGTGCCTCAGCTCATCAAAGTTTGAGTAAAAAGCAAATTACTCAATTAGAAGAACATGTTACGATTTTGAGTTCTAGTCTTGATACGATTGAAGCTTGTGGTGGCGGAAGTGCCAGATGCATGATGGCAGAGATTTTTTTGCCAAGAGAATAA
- a CDS encoding MarC family NAAT transporter has protein sequence MDLFIYLFAALFSVLNPIGTVPIFVGLTSGDSKKERSRISLWTAINVFLILIISFFIGKYVLSFFGISIDSLRIAGGLIIVSSGFSLLSGKFNKKRGINKKIETDAQQRNDIALTPLAMPMLAGPGSISLLIAFYQEHHATNELIIASCAILAIAVAIFIILKSAHFLAQLLGASGIVAISRIVGFIVIAIGIQYIVSALINIIKGNLM, from the coding sequence ATGGATTTATTTATCTATCTATTTGCCGCACTATTTTCGGTATTAAACCCAATTGGAACTGTTCCTATTTTTGTTGGATTAACTAGTGGAGACTCAAAAAAAGAACGATCAAGAATATCATTATGGACAGCAATAAATGTTTTTCTTATCCTGATAATTTCGTTTTTTATTGGAAAATACGTTTTAAGTTTTTTTGGAATCAGCATTGATTCCCTTCGTATCGCTGGCGGTTTAATAATTGTTAGTTCAGGTTTTTCACTCCTCTCTGGGAAATTCAATAAAAAAAGAGGTATAAACAAAAAGATAGAGACTGATGCACAGCAACGAAATGATATAGCATTAACTCCTCTGGCAATGCCAATGTTAGCTGGACCTGGATCTATCTCTCTTTTAATTGCGTTTTATCAGGAGCACCATGCAACAAATGAACTCATCATTGCTTCCTGTGCCATACTGGCTATAGCTGTTGCTATTTTCATAATTCTGAAAAGCGCTCATTTTCTGGCTCAATTACTTGGAGCATCTGGTATAGTTGCTATTTCTAGAATTGTTGGTTTTATAGTAATTGCAATTGGAATTCAATATATAGTGAGTGCGCTTATCAATATCATCAAAGGAAATTTGATGTGA
- a CDS encoding CoA-binding protein: MKNKKTLILGATTKPERAAYKAIEMLVGKGHSVLALGQNMGEVAGIKIKTKAIPIKNIDTVSLYINPTRQKDYYNYIVEAKPKRVVFNPGTENPEFYQLLELNNIKVEVACTLVLLTLNKY; encoded by the coding sequence ATAAAAAATAAAAAAACGCTTATTCTAGGAGCAACTACAAAACCAGAAAGAGCAGCATACAAGGCCATCGAAATGTTGGTAGGCAAAGGTCACTCAGTTTTGGCTTTAGGGCAAAATATGGGAGAAGTTGCCGGAATTAAGATTAAAACCAAAGCAATTCCAATAAAAAATATAGACACAGTAAGCCTTTATATTAATCCTACCCGTCAAAAGGATTATTATAATTATATAGTTGAGGCAAAGCCTAAGCGTGTGGTCTTTAATCCTGGTACCGAAAATCCAGAGTTTTATCAGTTATTGGAATTAAACAATATCAAGGTTGAAGTTGCTTGTACATTAGTATTATTGACTTTAAATAAATATTAA
- the recR gene encoding recombination mediator RecR — MEFSSKLIEKAVNEMSQLPGIGKRTALRLVLHMLKQPKEQVAFLSQALLSMREDIKYCNSCHNISDSSTCEICANKNRNHQIICVVEDIRDVMAIENTGQFRGIYHVLGGKISPIDGVGPSQLNIISLVEKVKLGQVSEIIFALSSTMEGDTTNFYIYKQIADSAIIVSTIARGISVGDELEYADEVTLGRSILHRVPFEKSLKTN; from the coding sequence ATGGAATTTTCTTCAAAATTAATAGAAAAAGCAGTCAATGAAATGTCTCAGTTACCAGGAATTGGTAAGCGAACCGCATTGCGACTGGTTTTGCACATGTTGAAACAGCCCAAAGAGCAAGTCGCTTTTTTGTCACAGGCATTGTTATCCATGCGTGAAGACATTAAGTATTGCAACAGTTGTCATAATATTTCGGACAGTTCTACTTGTGAGATATGTGCCAATAAAAACAGAAACCATCAAATCATTTGCGTTGTCGAAGATATTCGGGATGTAATGGCTATAGAAAATACAGGTCAATTTAGAGGCATCTATCATGTTTTGGGAGGGAAAATTTCGCCTATAGATGGAGTAGGGCCCAGTCAATTGAACATTATTTCATTGGTCGAAAAAGTTAAATTGGGTCAAGTAAGCGAAATAATTTTTGCGTTAAGCTCTACAATGGAAGGAGATACGACTAATTTTTATATCTACAAACAAATTGCAGATAGTGCTATTATTGTATCTACAATTGCCAGAGGAATTTCTGTAGGAGACGAGTTAGAATACGCAGACGAAGTAACTCTCGGGCGCAGTATTTTGCATAGGGTGCCTTTTGAAAAATCTTTAAAAACCAATTAA
- a CDS encoding polysaccharide biosynthesis/export family protein has protein sequence MNRRLFFIFLLISILFTSCIPVKDLVYLQKKGDPISENSIAMVESKPYRLQTHDVLSITIKAADPKLVAIFNPTTDGQASGQSESGLYFDGFTVDDHGNIRIPVLGEMNVMGFTLEEVRVSIEKQLLTDYFKENASIFVVVKLAGFRYTINGEVQSTGTKTLFQEKVNVMEAIANAGDITTTGDRKAVTIIRQTPNGTEMKDIDLTNISVMNSPYYYLQPNDYIYVKPLRQKTWGTGSTGIQSLTTIITLLSLFTTTYLLLKN, from the coding sequence ATGAACAGACGTTTATTCTTTATATTCTTATTGATTAGTATCTTATTTACTTCTTGTATTCCGGTGAAGGATTTAGTTTATCTTCAAAAAAAAGGAGATCCTATAAGTGAAAATTCAATTGCAATGGTAGAGTCAAAACCTTATCGATTGCAAACACATGATGTTTTGAGCATTACTATAAAAGCAGCCGATCCAAAACTAGTTGCAATTTTTAATCCCACAACAGATGGTCAAGCTTCAGGTCAATCGGAATCAGGTTTATATTTTGACGGATTTACAGTAGACGATCATGGTAACATTAGAATACCTGTTTTGGGCGAGATGAATGTGATGGGATTTACTTTGGAAGAAGTAAGAGTAAGTATCGAGAAACAGTTGTTGACTGATTATTTTAAAGAAAATGCCAGTATTTTTGTCGTTGTCAAACTAGCAGGTTTTCGTTATACCATAAATGGTGAAGTACAAAGTACAGGTACCAAAACATTGTTTCAAGAGAAAGTAAATGTTATGGAAGCTATTGCAAATGCTGGAGATATAACCACAACAGGTGACCGGAAAGCAGTAACCATTATCAGGCAAACCCCCAACGGAACTGAGATGAAGGATATTGATTTGACAAATATCAGCGTAATGAATTCTCCGTACTATTATCTACAGCCTAATGACTATATCTATGTTAAGCCACTTAGACAAAAAACTTGGGGAACGGGCAGTACAGGGATTCAATCATTGACAACTATTATCACGCTTTTGTCATTGTTTACTACCACCTATTTATTGCTAAAAAATTAA